From the genome of Populus trichocarpa isolate Nisqually-1 chromosome 15, P.trichocarpa_v4.1, whole genome shotgun sequence, one region includes:
- the LOC7474882 gene encoding uncharacterized protein LOC7474882: MLHGREGEERKKDHRHMWTGPTRGNSAVAGDDVSNSFFKDGRKISVGDCALFKPPQDSPPFIGIIRWLTNGKENKLKLGVNWLYRPAEVKLGKGILLEAVPNEIFYSFHKDEIPAASLLHPCKVAFLPKGVELPSGICSFVCRRVYDVTNKCLWWLTDQDYINERQEEVDHLLDKTRLEMHATVQPGGRSPKPVNGPTSTSQLKPVSDSVQNSVSSFSSYGKGKKRERGDQGSEPVKRERFTKMDDGDSGHSRPESMWKSEVSKFTEKGGLVDSEGVEKLVHIMLPERNEKKIDLVGRSILAGVVAATDKFECLNQFVQLRGLPVFDEWLQEVHKGKIGDGSPKDGDKSVEEFLVVLLRALDKLPVNLHALQMCNIGKSVNLLRTHKNLEIQKKARSLVDTWKKRVEAEMDANAKSASNQGVSWPARSRLSEVPHGGNRQSGVSSEVAMKSSVVQLSASKTGSVKAVQGDTVTKSASTSPGPVRSTTSPGSVGNNSKETQPRNTGASAASDPSPTVARDEKSSSSSPSHNNSQSCSSDHAKTGGFSGKEDARSSTAGSMTANKIIVGSLRHRKSVNGFPGQALSGVQKETGSSRNSSLHRNSGSEKLSHSSLTCEKALDVPMTEGNGHKFIVKIPNRGRSPAQSSSGGTFEDASVMNSRASSPVISERHDQFDHNLKEKNDSYRANITSDVKTESWQSNDFKEVLTGSDEGVGSPATVPDEEHGRIGDDGRKSGEVSKATPTSTVCEHKLGKLNDASFSSMNALIESCAKYSEGNASLSVGDDGGMNLLASVAAGEMSKSDMVSPTGSPRRNMPIEHPCVPSGLRAKSSPCDDPAQSQGKPVDGVDYEDEKRGITVGTSLSKNTEAKTVLFSQEKSTGELNGPPNSSHVDVQQTAKPCLESYLKSEETLVAAVSSASTAVKTSNCGGKEPWEKEDGGRSNVDGISDDKEKLHGSVFNDINNTGVQVAIEAMEGSSSNHRVEFDAENKKNINKELNISIKAEPAPPAIMLSDFAKGTINEVLQPSSSGKDMDSENLHEVKAGETDGRSHSTEKNKIENESNTASAATDHEGECKVESLGGNQVDEQCSTGPAAHKAAPILFQAPEQIVRSTESKFAGTGTDETEECTSDAAEASSLSAAGGSDLEAKVEFDLNEGFISDDGKYGESSDLRAPGCSSAIQLVSPLPLPVSSVSSGLPASITVAAAAKGPFVPPEDLLKSRRELGWKGSAATSAFRPAEPRKALEIPLGTANISLPDAMVSKPGRPLLDIDLNVPDERILEDLASRSSAQEAVSVSDLAKNNDCARDALMGSISVRSSGGLDLDLNRADEASDIGNHLTSIGRRLDAPLHPAKSSGGFLNGKVGGCWDFDLNDGPLVDEVSAEPSQLGRHTQNIVPSQPSISSLRMNSTEMGNFPSWFPQGNPYPAVTIQSILHDRGEQPFPIVATGGPQRILASSTGSNPFNPDVYRGAVLSSSPAVPFPSTPFQYPVFPFGTSFPLPSATFSGGSASYVDSSSGGRLCFPTVPSQVVAQVGVVSSHYPRPYAVNLPDSNNNGAVESSRKWVRQGLDLNAGPLGADIEGRNETSALASRQLSVASSQAHAEELSRMYQATSGGFLKRKEPEGGWDGYKQSSWQKG; encoded by the exons ATGCTGCATGGAAGGGAAGGTGAGGAGAGGAAAAAGGATCATCGGCACATGTGGACAGGTCCCACACGTGGTAATTCTGCTGTAGCTGGTGATGATGTTTCTAATTCGTTTTTCAag GATGGACGCAAGATCAGTGTTGGAGACTGTGCTTTGTTCAAACCACCCCAGGACTCCCCGCCATTCATTGGAATAATTCGTTGGCTGACTAACGGTAAAGAGAACAAGTTAAAGTTAGGTGTAAATTGGCTTTATCGACCTGCTGAAGTAAAGCTTGGCAAAGGCATCCTATTGGAAGCTGTGCCAAACGAAATATTCTATTCCTTTCATAAGGATGAAATTCCTGCTGCATCATTACTCCATCCGTGTAAAGTTGCGTTCCTTCCCAAAGGTGTTGAACTTCCATCAGGGATTTGCTCATTTGTGTGCCGGCGAGTTTATGACGTTACGAACAAGTGTTTATGGTGGCTAACTGATCAGGATTATATTAAT GAACGTCAAGAGGAAGTAGATCACTTATTGGATAAGACACGCTTAGAAATGCATGCAACAGTGCAACCAGGTGGACGCTCTCCAAAGCCAGTGAATGGACCAACATCAACATCTCAGTTAAAACCTGTTTCAGATAGTGTACAGAATAGTGtttcatccttttcttcttatggtaagggaaagaaaagagaaaggggCGATCAGGGCTCTGAGCCTGTGAAACGAGAGCGCTTTACAAAAATGGATGATGGGGATTCTGGCCATAGTAGACCAGAAAGCATGTGGAAATCTGAGGTTTCTAAATTTACAGAAAAAGGAGGACTTGTGGATTCTGAAGGGGTTGAGAAATTGGTGCATATAATGCTCCCTgagagaaatgagaaaaaaatagacttgGTTGGTCGGTCAATTCTCGCTGGTGTGGTAGCAGCCACTGATAAGTTTGAATGCCTAAATCAGTTTGTGCAGCTTAGAGGCTTGCCGGTGTTTGATGAATGGCTGCAGGAGGTCCATAAAGGGAAGATTGGTGATGGTAGCCCCAAGGATGGTGATAAATCAGTTGAGGAATTTCTGGTAGTTTTACTTCGGGCACTCGATAAGCTCCCTGTAAATCTTCATGCTCTGCAAATGTGTAATATTGGCAAATCTGTGAATCTTCTGCGCACCCATAAGAACTTGGAAATACAGAAGAAAGCGAGGAGCTTAGTTGACACATGGAAGAAACGTGTTGAGGCGGAAATGGATGCAAATGCAAAGTCTGCCTCTAACCAAGGTGTCTCATGGCCTGCTAGATCACGTCTTTCTGAAGTTCCTCATGGTGGGAACAGACAATCTGGTGTATCCTCTGAGGTTGCAATGAAGAGCTCAGTTGTGCAACTCTCTGCTTCGAAAACTGGTTCGGTCAAGGCTGTACAGGGGGATACTGTTACCAAGTCCGCATCAACATCCCCTGGACCTGTAAGATCGACAACTTCACCTGGATCAGTGGGTAATAACTCAAAGGAAACACAACCCCGAAACACTGGTGCGAGTGCTGCCTCCGATCCATCTCCAACAGTAGCAAGGGATGAGAAAAGCAGCAGTTCTAGCCCGTCCCACAACAATAGTCAATCCTGTTCCAGTGACCATGCCAAAACTGGGGGGTTTTCTGGAAAGGAGGATGCAAGGAGCTCGACTGCTGGTTCAATGACGGCAAATAAGATCATTGTTGGTTCTTTGCGGCATCGTAAATCAGTCAATGGCTTTCCAGGCCAAGCTCTATCTGGTGTCCAAAAGGAAACTGGGTCGAGCAGAAATTCTTCTTTGCACAGAAATTCAGGTTCAGAAAAATTGTCACATTCCAGTTTGACATGTGAGAAGGCACTTGATGTTCCCATGACAGAGGGGAATGGCcataaatttattgttaaaattcCCAACAGAGGTCGCAGTCCGGCACAAAGTTCCAGTGGAGGAACTTTCGAAGACGCATCAGTCATGAATAGCAGAGCTTCTTCTCCTGTGATTTCGGAGAGGCATGACCAGTTTGATcataatttgaaggaaaaaaatgattcatATCGAGCTAACATTACATCTGATGTTAAGACTGAGTCGTGGCAAAGCAATGATTTCAAAGAGGTGCTTACCGGATCAGATGAGGGAGTTGGGTCGCCTGCCACTGTTCCTGATGAAGAGCATGGTCGGATAGGTGATGATGGTAGAAAATCAGGTGAAGTCTCAAAAGCTACACCTACTTCAACTGTGTGTGAACATAAATTGGGGAAGTTGAATGATGCTTCTTTCAGCTCCATGAATGCTTTGATTGAAAGTTGTGCAAAGTACTCTGAAGGAAATGCATCATTGTCAGTTGGTGATGATGGTGGTATGAATCTCCTTGCTAGTGTAGCTGCTGGGGAGATGTCCAAGTCTGATATGGTTTCACCGACAGGTTCTCCAAGGAGAAACATGCCTATCGAGCATCCCTGTGTGCCAAGTGGTTTGAGAGCAAAATCCTCTCCATGTGATGATCCTGCTCAAAGCCAAGGTAAGCCTGTTGATGGTGTTGATTATGAAGATGAGAAGCGGGGTATTACTGTTGGTACTTCACTGTCCAAGAACACAGAGGCTAAAACAGTTTTGTTTTCGCAAGAAAAAAGCACAGGGGAGCTCAATGGACCTCCTAATTCTTCCCATGTGGATGTGCAGCAAACTGCCAAACCATGCCTAGAAAGCTATTTGAAATCAGAGGAAACATTAGTAGCTGCTGTGTCCTCTGCTAGCACAGCAGTGAAAACATCAAATTGTGGGGGCAAAGAACCGTGGGAGAAAGAGGATGGTGGCAGATCAAATGTAGATGGCATATCTGATGACAAAGAAAAGTTGCATGGTTCTGTCTTTAATGATATCAACAATACAGGAGTGCAAGTTGCGATTGAAGCAATGGAAGGATCATCATCAAACCATCGTGTAGAGTTTGATGCtgagaacaagaaaaatataaataaagagctGAACATTTCTATTAAGGCAGAGCCAGCACCACCTGCTATTATGCTGTCTGATTTTGCAAAAGGAACAATTAATGAAGTGCTCCAACCTTCTAGTTCTGGTAAGGATATGGATTCTGAAAACTTGCATGAGGTGAAGGCTGGTGAAACAGATGGCAGGAGTCATTCtacagagaaaaataaaattgaaaatgaaagtaATACAGCATCAGCTGCCACTGATCATGAAGGTGAGTGCAAAGTGGAGAGCCTGGGAGGTAATCAGGTCGATGAGCAATGTAGTACCGGACCAGCTGCCCACAAGGCAGCACCCATACTTTTTCAGGCACCAGAACAAATAGTAAGGTCAACAGAGTCGAAGTTTGCTGGCACTGGAACTGATGAAACTGAGGAATGTACATCTGATGCTGCTGAGGCTTCTTCTTTATCTGCTGCAGGGGGATCGGATCTGGAAGCAAAAGTTGAATTTGATCTGAATGAAGGCTTTATTTCTGATGATGGGAAATATGGGGAGTCGAGTGACTTGAGAGCACCTGGATGCTCTTCTGCGATTCAGCTAGTTAGCCCTTTGCCCTTACCTGTTTCTTCTGTGTCTAGTGGGCTTCCTGCTTCCATTACAGTAGCTGCCGCTGCAAAAGGGCCCTTTGTTCCACCAGAGGATTTACTTAAGAGTAGACGGGAGCTTGGTTGGAAGGGATCGGCAGCCACAAGTGCATTTCGGCCAGCTGAACCTAGAAAAGCTTTGGAGATTCCATTAGGTACAGCTAATATCTCACTACCTGATGCAATGGTTTCCAAGCCTGGTCGCCCCCTGTTAGATATTGACTTGAATGTTCCTGATGAAAGAATCCTTGAGGATTTGGCTTCACGAAGTTCTGCTCAGGAGGCAGTTTCTGTTTCTGACCTTGCAAAGAACAATGATTGTGCACGTGATGCACTGATGGGTTCAATATCTGTTCGAAGCTCTGGGGGACTTGATCTTGATTTGAATAGAGCAGATGAAGCTAGTGATATTGGTAATCACTTAACAAGCATTGGCCGGAGGCTGGATGCCCCACTACATCCCGCCAAATCATCTGGTGGTTTTCTAAACGGAAAGGTTGGTGGTTGCTGGGACTTTGATTTGAATGATGGCCCTCTTGTCGATGAGGTGAGTGCCGAACCATCACAACTTGGGCGGCATACCCAAAACATTGTGCCATCCCAACCATCCATTTCTAGCCTTCGAATGAACAGTACAGAAATGGGAAACTTCCCCTCCTGGTTTCCTCAAGGGAATCCGTATCCTGCTGTCACAATCCAATCTATCTTGCATGATAGAGGAGAGCAGCCTTTCCCTATAGTTGCAACTGGTGGGCCTCAACGGATCTTGGCTTCCTCTACTGGCAGCAACCCATTTAATCCTGATGTCTACAGGGGAGCAGTGTTGTCGTCCTCTCCAGCAGTGCCATTTCCATCTACTCCTTTTCAGTATCCTGTCTTTCCTTTTGGGACCAGCTTCCCTCTTCCCTCAGCTACATTTTCAGGTGGTTCAGCATCGTATGTGGATTCATCATCTGGTGGGAGGCTTTGCTTTCCCACAGTACCTTCTCAAGTAGTAGCGCAAGTTGGTGTGGTCTCATCCCATTATCCAAGGCCTTATGCTGTTAACCTCCCAGACAGTAACAATAATGGTGCTGTGGAGAGCAGTAGGAAATGGGTAAGGCAGGGTCTAGATCTCAATGCCGGGCCTCTAGGTGCAGATATTGAAGGTAGAAATGAGACCTCAGCTCTTGCATCGAGGCAGCTGTCTGTTGCCAGTTCACAAGCCCATGCAGAGGAGCTATCGAGGATGTATCAGGCGACTAGTGGAGGTTTTCTTAAGAGGAAGGAACCAGAGGGTGGATGGGATGGTTATAAGCAATCCTCCTGGCAGAAGGGATGA